TCACGCAATGTCATGATGGAAGAAAACAAGAGTGAAGAAGAATATATTCGCGAAATCTTTGAAAAATAATGACGATATGAATATTTTTAAAGAACGCTACATGAAGGATATACCGGATGATCACTTTTGGTTTGCTCGAAGCTGTATTCGTCAAACTTTTTTTCCTGGTGCTGAGCAGATGTTTCTTAAGATCATGCGAGAAAAACTTTTTAAAGATGTTTACGATTCTCCTCATCATACCACATGTACAGGTATTGGATATCATAGTGATATTGTTCCATTTGAGACTATCATGACTGTCGTTGCTCGTCAATTTGCTTTAATGACAGAAGATGGTTATGAGCATGTAGCTATTAGCTGTGTAACAAGTTTTGGAATTTACCAAGAGGTCCTTGAAAAATGGGAATTGGAACCAGAACTATTAGAGAAAGCACGTACTTATCTCAGGCAAGCTACAGGAAGAGAATTTAAATTGCCTGTGGCTGCTGTCCATACTTCCGATATCATCTTTAAATTTCGTGAGGAAATAGCTCGGATTATGAAATATCCTCTCATCAATAGGTTCACTGGAAAACCTCTTAGAGTGGTAGATCATGTTGGTTGTCATTATGCTAAGATGTTTCCTCAAAAAAGTATAGGAGGGGCAGAATACCCCTATGTATTGGCAGGGATGGTTGAGGCATGGGGAGGTCAACCTGTAGATTATCCAGAACGTAGACATTGTTGTGGTTTTGGTTTTAGAAATTACCTCATCAAATCAAATCGGAGTTACTCATTGACTCATTCTAAAATAAAGTTTGAATCTATGTATCCATACCGTCCGGATTTTATCATAACCAATTGTCCTGGTTGTGCTATGTTTATGGACAGGTGGCAATATGTGCTTGCTGAAACCGAAGGAAAAACTTACGGAGAAGAACCACGGAAAGGAATACCGGTGCTGACTTTCGAAGAAACAGCTGCTTTGGTGATTGGTTACGATCCTTGGGAGATCGGTTTGCAAATGCATCAAGTTTCGGTAGAGCCGTTACTTGATAAAATGGGAGTTTCTTATGATCCTGACGGAAAATTTCTTGACAAAAACGGAAATTACTTAGATAAACCTCAACGACCATCGGTTTTAAAATGTAACTAGCATGGAGAAATCATGTTTTGACGTCATTATTGTGGGTGGTGGCATAGCAGGGATGCAAACTGCCATTTACCTTTCAGAAATGAATTTTAAAGTTGCCCTATTTGAAAAACAAAATCGCCTGGGTGGGAAATTGCTAGAATACGATCGACTTTTTCCTTCTTTTGAAAAAGCTGAAGATATTTTAAATGAATTGAATCAAAGAATCCAGAGTTTACCCATTGAATTATTTGTAGGAGAAAACGTAGAAAAAGTTGAAAAAAAAGATGGCTTTTTCTTCATTCAAACAGAATCGGGTCGTATCGATTCGCAAGCCCTTGTTCTGGCTTTTGGTTTTGAATTTTTCGATGCAACCTTAAAAGAAGAGTACGGATATAGAGTAGTTGAAAATGTTTATACGAGCGTAGATATCGAAAAAATGATCAAAAATCCTTTGTCGTTGCAGCAACGCTTTTCTTCAAAACCACAAGCTTTTGGTTTTGTTCACTGTGTTGGTTCAAGAGATGAAAAGGTAAAGAACAATTACTGTAGCAAAGTATGTTGCATCACTGCTATAAAGCAAGCTATTGAACTGAAAGAAATTTTTCCAACT
The Bacteroidales bacterium genome window above contains:
- a CDS encoding FAD-dependent oxidoreductase; protein product: MEKSCFDVIIVGGGIAGMQTAIYLSEMNFKVALFEKQNRLGGKLLEYDRLFPSFEKAEDILNELNQRIQSLPIELFVGENVEKVEKKDGFFFIQTESGRIDSQALVLAFGFEFFDATLKEEYGYRVVENVYTSVDIEKMIKNPLSLQQRFSSKPQAFGFVHCVGSRDEKVKNNYCSKVCCITAIKQAIELKEIFPTSEIFCFYMDLRLHELMFETIYKRAQMDYGIHFVRGKISEVAQGRDGKVVLKVEDTLLSMPLSMELDALVLMIGMEGKRPTLSNDLSFNLFDFVDVGDLYIYKNWKKGVFCVGACKGPRSVQETLQDASQTAMEVYRYLKVK
- a CDS encoding heterodisulfide reductase-related iron-sulfur binding cluster; this encodes MNIFKERYMKDIPDDHFWFARSCIRQTFFPGAEQMFLKIMREKLFKDVYDSPHHTTCTGIGYHSDIVPFETIMTVVARQFALMTEDGYEHVAISCVTSFGIYQEVLEKWELEPELLEKARTYLRQATGREFKLPVAAVHTSDIIFKFREEIARIMKYPLINRFTGKPLRVVDHVGCHYAKMFPQKSIGGAEYPYVLAGMVEAWGGQPVDYPERRHCCGFGFRNYLIKSNRSYSLTHSKIKFESMYPYRPDFIITNCPGCAMFMDRWQYVLAETEGKTYGEEPRKGIPVLTFEETAALVIGYDPWEIGLQMHQVSVEPLLDKMGVSYDPDGKFLDKNGNYLDKPQRPSVLKCN